One genomic window of Aggregatilinea lenta includes the following:
- a CDS encoding transposase has protein sequence MDRQYRTYTKEFKRDALELWESSGKSASQVERELGITKGLLLKWRDRYQVTRQAGQSELAPSDLAASQQEVRRLRRALAIAEQERDILKKAVSIFSKLER, from the coding sequence ATGGACAGGCAATATCGAACCTACACGAAGGAGTTCAAGCGGGATGCACTGGAGCTGTGGGAAAGCAGCGGCAAGAGTGCGTCGCAAGTGGAACGCGAGCTAGGGATCACCAAGGGACTGCTGCTGAAGTGGCGAGACCGGTATCAGGTGACACGGCAAGCAGGCCAGAGCGAGTTGGCGCCGAGTGATCTGGCCGCATCACAGCAGGAAGTGCGACGATTGCGGCGAGCGCTGGCCATCGCCGAGCAAGAACGAGACATCCTAAAAAAAGCGGTGAGCATCTTCAGCAAGCTGGAGCGGTGA